Proteins co-encoded in one Malus domestica chromosome 09, GDT2T_hap1 genomic window:
- the LOC103411504 gene encoding transcription factor PAR2-like — MEEAQTQTRTQTQPPKSTFKRKHRKNQLKPRMGNAVHESLSSINFLQRAVESTHGRSRKQSMKSDMVNDVKTASREEEDGEKEEVERKIEALQRIVPGCESRGVDELFEETAGYIMALQGQLKAMKELASFVEGLEKEKRKFGG, encoded by the coding sequence atggaggaagCTCAAACTCAAACCCGAACACAAACCCAGCCACCCAAATCCACATTCAAGAGGAAACACAGAAAAAACCAGCTAAAACCCCGCATGGGAAATGCGGTGCATGAATCTTTATCCAGCATAAACTTCCTGCAGAGAGCTGTGGAGTCGACTCACGGAAGAAGCAGAAAACAGAGCATGAAGAGTGATATGGTCAACGATGTAAAGACTGCAAGTCGAGAGGAGGAGGACGGTGAGAAGGAGGAGGTGGAGAGGAAGATTGAGGCATTGCAGAGGATTGTTCCCGGCTGTGAGTCGCGCGGGGTGGACGAGCTTTTTGAAGAGACTGCTGGGTACATAATGGCGTTGCAGGGTCAGCTCAAAGCCATGAAAGAACTTGCCAGCTTTGTTGAAGGTTtggagaaggagaagaggaaGTTTGGTGGTTGA